In Polaribacter sp. Hel_I_88, the following proteins share a genomic window:
- a CDS encoding glycosyltransferase family 2 protein: MTKITAIIPTLNEEIHIEEAIKSVGFADEIIVIDSYSTDSTVALAEKYNVKIIKRKFDDFSSQKNFAIQQAKHPWIYVLDADERVTSEVKREILEAVQNPNNCVGFYVRRSFYFVGKNINYGGCQRDKVIRLFLKEECMYRGIVHEKITTNGKLGFFKHKIEHYSYKNYDHYISKMNHYGALRAKQYFDEGKTVNLYHILIKPPARFFIHYFLRLGFLDGFPGYIFAKTQAYGVYVRYVKLWLLNRNVK, from the coding sequence ATGACAAAAATTACTGCAATAATTCCTACTTTAAATGAAGAAATTCATATAGAAGAAGCTATAAAATCTGTTGGTTTTGCTGATGAAATTATTGTAATAGATTCATATAGCACAGATAGTACAGTTGCATTAGCTGAAAAATACAATGTAAAAATCATCAAGCGAAAGTTTGATGATTTTTCTTCTCAAAAAAACTTTGCGATTCAACAAGCTAAACATCCTTGGATTTATGTTTTGGATGCTGATGAAAGAGTAACTTCAGAAGTTAAAAGAGAAATTTTAGAAGCTGTACAAAACCCAAACAATTGTGTTGGTTTTTATGTGCGTAGAAGTTTTTATTTTGTTGGCAAGAACATCAATTACGGAGGTTGCCAAAGAGATAAAGTAATTCGACTTTTTTTGAAAGAAGAATGTATGTATAGAGGTATTGTTCATGAAAAAATTACTACAAATGGTAAATTAGGATTTTTCAAGCATAAAATTGAACATTATTCTTATAAAAATTATGATCATTATATTTCTAAAATGAATCACTATGGTGCTTTAAGAGCAAAGCAATATTTTGATGAAGGAAAAACAGTTAATTTATATCATATTCTAATAAAACCACCTGCAAGATTTTTTATTCATTATTTTTTAAGACTAGGCTTTTTAGATGGTTTTCCTGGTTATATTTTTGCAAAAACCCAAGCTTATGGAGTTTATGTTAGGTACGTAAAACTCTGGCTTTTAAACAGAAACGTGAAGTAA
- a CDS encoding glycosyltransferase family 25 protein encodes MMSYKVYYINLDKSKERRDFMENQFKKLNIPITRISATYGKDLDPNFLKKEKAKHNILAHFPYPNDGEIGICLTHFKLWEFLANQPEDFSIVLEDDALVHDDFFKDLDQLLSKITINDFLDISGKKGFYSLQKTELLNKFLMPPVLMIGQIIGKNAAQKLTDNLSDYYAPIDVMKQDVYKHKVPLYSTNKQYVVSVDKKMGGSTIQQNNLPKFNKVKREIIRPFWQIFTLFTYKLQRCVRNYFFYQTLK; translated from the coding sequence ATGATGTCTTACAAAGTTTATTACATCAATTTAGATAAAAGTAAAGAACGTAGAGATTTTATGGAAAATCAATTTAAAAAATTGAACATTCCAATTACCAGAATTTCTGCAACTTATGGTAAAGATTTAGATCCGAATTTCTTAAAAAAAGAAAAAGCGAAACACAATATTTTAGCACATTTTCCTTACCCAAATGATGGAGAAATTGGTATTTGTTTAACGCACTTTAAATTGTGGGAATTTTTAGCAAATCAGCCAGAAGATTTTTCGATTGTTTTAGAAGATGATGCTTTGGTTCATGACGACTTTTTTAAAGATTTAGATCAGCTTTTATCAAAAATAACAATAAACGATTTTTTAGATATTTCAGGTAAAAAAGGTTTTTATTCACTCCAAAAAACTGAATTACTCAATAAATTTTTAATGCCTCCAGTTTTAATGATTGGACAAATTATTGGTAAAAATGCAGCACAAAAATTAACGGATAATTTGAGTGATTATTATGCACCCATTGATGTGATGAAACAAGATGTTTACAAACATAAAGTGCCATTATATTCTACCAATAAACAATATGTTGTAAGTGTTGATAAGAAAATGGGAGGTAGTACTATTCAGCAAAATAACTTACCTAAATTCAATAAAGTTAAAAGAGAAATTATCAGACCTTTTTGGCAAATTTTTACGCTATTTACCTATAAATTACAAAGATGTGTTCGAAATTACTTCTTTTATCAAACTTTAAAATAA
- a CDS encoding alpha-1,2-fucosyltransferase codes for MIIVRIVGGLGNQMFQYAYAKSLQQKGFDVQIDISKFKTYKLHGGYHLDSYNIDLQKAGSLDTFLSLLKLKKNVKEKSLLFDENLLKLKGNEFVKGYFQTEKYFLSIREILLKQFTIKSELSNSTKEYSKEIHQHKNSCSLHIRRGDYITDEKANSVHGTCDLNYYAAAIKLINEKFDTTHFFVFSDNIAWTKENLQLENATYIDHKTIPHEDMFLMSLCNHNITANSSFSWWGAWLNQYKDKTVIAPKKWFVSQKNEVASKNWIQL; via the coding sequence ATGATTATTGTAAGAATTGTTGGTGGACTTGGAAACCAAATGTTTCAATATGCGTATGCGAAATCTTTGCAACAAAAAGGTTTTGATGTTCAAATTGATATTTCTAAATTCAAAACATACAAATTACATGGTGGTTATCATTTAGATTCCTATAATATCGATTTACAAAAAGCAGGTTCTTTAGACACATTTTTATCTTTATTAAAACTAAAGAAAAATGTAAAAGAAAAAAGTTTGTTGTTTGATGAAAATTTATTGAAACTTAAAGGGAATGAATTTGTAAAAGGATATTTTCAAACTGAAAAGTATTTTTTATCTATTAGAGAAATTCTGTTAAAACAATTTACGATTAAATCAGAGCTTTCTAATTCAACAAAAGAATATTCAAAAGAAATTCATCAGCATAAAAATTCTTGTTCTTTGCATATTAGAAGAGGAGATTATATTACTGATGAAAAAGCAAATAGTGTTCATGGAACTTGCGATTTAAATTATTATGCAGCCGCTATTAAGTTGATTAATGAAAAGTTTGATACTACTCACTTTTTTGTTTTTTCTGATAATATTGCTTGGACAAAAGAAAACTTACAATTAGAAAATGCAACTTATATAGACCATAAAACAATTCCACATGAAGACATGTTTTTAATGAGTTTATGCAACCACAATATTACAGCAAATAGTAGTTTTTCTTGGTGGGGAGCTTGGTTAAATCAATATAAAGACAAAACAGTTATTGCTCCTAAAAAATGGTTTGTAAGTCAAAAAAATGAAGTCGCTTCTAAAAATTGGATTCAATTATGA
- a CDS encoding CCA tRNA nucleotidyltransferase: MKYTEAIQSEIFTIISQASKELNIDSYVIGGFVRDFFLKRGTAKDIDVVAVGSGIELAKKVAQLIPNKPKVQIFKTYGTAMLRFKDVEIEFVGARKESYSEDSRNPEVTEGSLKDDQNRRDFTINALALSLNEDNFGELLDPFNGIEDLENKIIKTPLNPDITYSDDPLRMMRAIRFATQLNFEIEENSLAAISKNANRLHIITKERIVVELNKIMSSATPSIGFLLLEKTKLLPQILPELIALKGVEEVEGQKHKDNFYHTLEVVDNIAEHTEDVWLRWAALLHDVGKAPTKRFSKKVGWTFHGHEFVGSKMVYKIFKKLKMPLNNKMKFVQKMVLLSSRPIVLASDVTDSAVRRLVFDAGDDINSLMTLCEADITTKNPRKFKLYHKNFDLVRSKIKEVEERDRVRNFQPPITGEEIMEAFNLKPCREIGQIKEAIKNAILDGEIPNEHKASYDFMIEKGKKLGLKQD; the protein is encoded by the coding sequence ATGAAGTACACAGAAGCAATTCAATCAGAAATATTTACAATCATTTCTCAAGCATCCAAAGAACTAAACATCGATTCTTATGTAATTGGTGGATTTGTGCGTGATTTTTTTCTAAAAAGAGGCACAGCAAAAGACATTGATGTAGTAGCTGTTGGCAGTGGCATTGAGTTGGCTAAAAAAGTAGCACAGCTAATTCCAAACAAACCTAAAGTGCAAATTTTTAAAACTTATGGAACAGCAATGTTGCGTTTTAAAGATGTTGAGATTGAGTTTGTGGGCGCAAGAAAAGAATCATATTCTGAAGATAGCAGAAATCCAGAAGTTACTGAAGGCTCTTTAAAAGACGATCAAAATAGACGTGATTTTACTATAAATGCGTTGGCTTTAAGTTTAAACGAAGACAATTTTGGAGAGTTGTTAGATCCTTTTAATGGTATTGAAGATTTAGAAAATAAAATTATTAAAACACCATTAAATCCTGATATTACTTATTCTGATGATCCTTTAAGGATGATGAGAGCCATTCGTTTTGCAACCCAATTAAATTTTGAAATCGAAGAAAATTCGCTTGCTGCTATTTCTAAAAACGCAAACCGATTACACATAATTACTAAAGAAAGAATTGTAGTTGAGTTGAATAAAATTATGTCCTCAGCAACACCATCTATAGGGTTTTTGTTATTAGAAAAAACCAAATTACTACCTCAAATTCTGCCTGAATTAATTGCATTAAAAGGTGTTGAAGAAGTTGAAGGTCAAAAACATAAAGACAACTTTTACCACACTTTAGAAGTGGTAGATAATATTGCAGAACATACAGAAGATGTTTGGTTACGTTGGGCTGCACTTTTACATGATGTTGGAAAAGCACCTACAAAAAGATTCAGTAAAAAAGTGGGTTGGACGTTTCATGGACATGAATTTGTGGGCTCTAAAATGGTATATAAAATCTTTAAAAAATTAAAAATGCCATTGAACAATAAAATGAAATTTGTTCAGAAAATGGTATTGTTGAGTTCAAGACCAATTGTATTAGCAAGCGATGTAACAGATTCTGCTGTAAGACGTTTGGTTTTTGATGCAGGTGATGACATCAACTCTTTAATGACGCTATGTGAAGCAGATATTACTACCAAAAACCCAAGGAAATTTAAATTGTATCATAAAAATTTTGATTTAGTTCGTTCTAAAATTAAAGAAGTGGAAGAACGAGATAGAGTGCGTAATTTTCAACCTCCAATTACTGGTGAAGAAATTATGGAAGCCTTTAATTTAAAACCTTGTAGAGAAATTGGGCAAATAAAAGAAGCCATTAAAAACGCTATTTTAGATGGTGAAATTCCTAACGAACATAAAGCAAGTTATGATTTTATGATTGAAAAAGGCAAAAAACTCGGTTTAAAACAAGATTAA
- a CDS encoding pyruvate carboxylase, with amino-acid sequence MKIKKVLVANRGEIAIRIFRACTEINVKTVGIYTFEDRYSLHRYKSDESYQIGEDNQPLKPYLDIDAIIKIAKENNVDAIHPGYGFLSENALFAQKCEENNIIFVGPKVSVLKSLGDKITAKKVAIDNNIPIIQSNKKPLENVEIALEEAENIGYPVMLKAASGGGGRGMRVIRKADELKKAYGESKREALNAFGDDTVFLEKFVENPKHIEIQIVADNYGNTVHLFERDCSVQRRYQKVIEFAPSYGLNDEIKNALYNYAIKICTAVNYNNIGTVEFLVDDDGSIYFIEVNPRIQVEHTVTEVITNIDLVKTQLFIAGGYKLEDQQIKIPSQESIKINGYALQCRITTEDPQNDFKPDFGTISTYRSASGFGIRLDAGSIYQGVKISPFFDSMLVKVTSNSRTLDGAARKIRRALSEFRIRGVKTNMPFLDNILQHETFRKGEITVNFIKSTPSLFEFKAPRNRANKIITYLGDITINGNKDVKKFDATKTFVKPKVPAFDVNTSFPKGTKDILTELGPEGFSQWLKNEKKIHFTDTTMRDAHQSLLATRMRTFDMLKVAEGYAKNHPEIFSMEVWGGATFDVCLRFLQENPWERLRLLREKMPNVLLQMLIRGSNGVGYTAYSDNLIGKFVEESWENGVDLFRIFDSLNWMKSLAPCIEHVRTKTNGLAEGSICYTGDILDVKNTKYNLKYYINLAKEIENAGAHILAIKDMAGLLKPYAASELVSALKTELNIPIHLHTHDTSSIQSATYLKAIEAGVDVVDVALGGLSGLTSQPNFNSIVEMMKFHERENPINTTSLNEYSNYWEAVREYYYPFESGLKAGSGEVFKHEIPGGQYSNLKPQAQSLGLESRFHEITKMYGEVNTLFGNIVKVTPSSKVVGDMAQYLVSNNLTIQDVLEKGESISFPQSVVSFFKGELGQPVGGFPQKLQKLILKDQQPFTDRPNAHIPPVDFEVEYAEFKRIFENDLGRTIEFTDFLSYKLYPKVFTEAFNKHLKYDNLTNLPTKNFFYGMEIGEEITVDLDKGKTVLITLDSIGETNEEGMITIYFKVNGQGRTVEVKDESIKVNIIKNTKIDKNNASQIGAPLQGLLSNILVKNGEKVSKNQPLFIIEAMKMETTITANNEGTINKIVLKAGNMVNSDDLVIEMK; translated from the coding sequence ATGAAAATTAAAAAAGTATTAGTTGCAAACAGAGGAGAAATTGCTATCAGAATATTTAGAGCTTGTACAGAAATTAATGTAAAAACGGTAGGTATTTATACTTTTGAAGACAGGTATTCTTTACACAGATATAAATCTGACGAATCTTATCAAATTGGTGAAGACAATCAACCTTTAAAACCTTATTTAGATATTGATGCAATTATAAAAATTGCCAAAGAAAATAATGTAGATGCCATTCATCCTGGTTATGGTTTTTTATCAGAAAATGCACTTTTTGCTCAAAAATGTGAAGAAAATAATATCATTTTTGTGGGGCCAAAAGTATCCGTTTTAAAATCTTTAGGTGATAAAATTACGGCTAAAAAAGTAGCAATTGATAACAATATTCCTATCATTCAAAGCAATAAAAAGCCTTTAGAAAATGTAGAAATTGCTTTAGAAGAAGCAGAAAATATAGGTTATCCTGTAATGCTAAAAGCAGCTTCTGGAGGTGGAGGAAGAGGAATGAGAGTTATTAGAAAAGCAGATGAATTAAAGAAAGCTTATGGAGAAAGTAAACGTGAAGCTTTAAATGCTTTTGGAGATGACACTGTTTTTTTAGAAAAGTTTGTAGAAAATCCAAAACATATTGAAATTCAGATTGTTGCAGATAATTATGGCAACACTGTTCATCTGTTTGAAAGAGATTGTTCTGTGCAAAGACGTTATCAAAAAGTAATTGAATTTGCGCCTTCTTATGGCTTAAATGACGAAATAAAAAATGCCCTTTACAACTATGCAATTAAAATTTGTACAGCTGTAAATTATAACAATATAGGAACTGTAGAATTTTTGGTAGATGATGATGGTTCTATTTATTTTATAGAAGTAAATCCAAGAATACAAGTAGAACATACTGTTACAGAGGTTATTACAAACATAGATTTGGTAAAAACGCAATTATTTATAGCAGGTGGTTACAAATTAGAAGATCAACAAATAAAAATACCAAGTCAAGAATCTATCAAAATAAATGGCTATGCTTTGCAATGTAGAATTACTACAGAAGATCCTCAAAACGATTTTAAACCCGATTTTGGCACAATTTCTACTTACAGAAGTGCATCTGGTTTTGGAATACGTTTAGATGCAGGTAGTATTTATCAAGGTGTAAAAATATCACCTTTTTTTGATTCTATGTTAGTTAAAGTTACTTCAAACAGTAGAACTTTAGATGGTGCTGCACGTAAAATTAGAAGAGCTTTAAGCGAGTTTAGAATTAGAGGTGTTAAAACAAATATGCCTTTTTTAGATAATATTTTACAACACGAAACTTTTAGAAAAGGAGAAATTACTGTAAATTTTATAAAGTCTACACCTAGTTTATTCGAGTTTAAAGCACCAAGAAACAGAGCCAATAAAATTATTACTTATCTAGGAGATATTACTATAAATGGTAATAAAGATGTCAAAAAATTTGATGCAACAAAAACGTTTGTAAAACCAAAAGTTCCTGCTTTTGATGTAAATACGAGTTTCCCAAAAGGAACAAAAGATATTTTAACAGAATTAGGTCCAGAAGGATTTTCTCAATGGTTAAAAAATGAAAAGAAAATTCATTTTACAGACACAACAATGAGAGATGCACATCAAAGTTTATTGGCAACAAGAATGCGAACTTTTGATATGCTAAAAGTAGCAGAAGGCTATGCAAAAAATCATCCAGAAATATTTAGTATGGAAGTTTGGGGTGGAGCAACTTTTGATGTTTGCTTGCGTTTTTTACAAGAAAATCCTTGGGAAAGGTTACGTTTATTAAGAGAAAAAATGCCAAACGTTTTATTACAAATGTTAATAAGAGGCTCAAATGGAGTTGGTTATACAGCTTATTCAGATAATTTAATTGGCAAATTTGTAGAAGAATCTTGGGAAAATGGAGTTGATTTATTCAGAATTTTTGACTCCCTAAATTGGATGAAATCATTGGCACCTTGTATAGAACATGTTCGAACAAAAACGAATGGTTTAGCTGAAGGTTCTATTTGTTACACAGGTGATATTTTAGATGTAAAAAACACCAAATACAACTTAAAATATTACATTAATCTTGCAAAAGAAATCGAAAATGCTGGTGCACATATTTTAGCAATTAAAGATATGGCTGGTTTGTTAAAACCTTATGCAGCATCAGAATTAGTATCTGCTTTAAAAACGGAATTAAATATTCCAATTCATTTGCACACACATGATACATCCTCTATACAATCTGCTACCTATTTAAAAGCAATTGAAGCTGGTGTTGATGTTGTAGATGTTGCTTTGGGTGGTTTATCTGGTTTAACATCGCAACCAAATTTTAACTCGATTGTAGAAATGATGAAGTTTCACGAAAGAGAAAATCCTATAAATACAACTTCTTTAAACGAATATTCTAATTATTGGGAAGCTGTTAGAGAATATTATTATCCTTTTGAATCTGGTTTAAAAGCAGGTTCTGGAGAGGTTTTTAAACACGAAATACCTGGAGGACAATATTCTAACTTAAAACCTCAAGCACAATCTTTAGGATTAGAAAGTCGTTTTCATGAAATTACAAAAATGTATGGAGAAGTAAATACGTTGTTTGGAAATATTGTAAAAGTTACACCAAGTTCTAAAGTTGTTGGTGATATGGCTCAGTATTTAGTAAGTAATAATTTAACGATTCAAGATGTTTTAGAAAAAGGGGAAAGTATTTCTTTTCCACAATCTGTAGTAAGCTTTTTTAAAGGAGAATTAGGTCAACCTGTTGGTGGTTTTCCACAGAAATTGCAAAAACTCATTTTAAAAGATCAACAACCTTTTACTGATAGACCAAATGCACATATTCCTCCTGTAGATTTTGAAGTAGAATATGCCGAATTTAAAAGAATATTTGAAAATGATTTAGGAAGAACTATAGAATTTACAGATTTTTTATCTTATAAATTATATCCAAAAGTATTCACAGAAGCTTTTAACAAGCATCTTAAATATGATAACCTGACTAATTTACCAACCAAAAACTTCTTTTATGGAATGGAAATTGGAGAAGAAATTACAGTAGATTTAGATAAAGGAAAAACAGTTTTAATTACGTTAGATTCTATTGGAGAAACCAATGAAGAAGGTATGATTACCATCTATTTTAAAGTAAATGGACAAGGTAGAACTGTAGAAGTTAAAGACGAATCTATTAAGGTAAATATCATTAAAAACACGAAAATAGATAAGAATAATGCATCTCAAATAGGTGCGCCCTTGCAAGGTTTGTTATCTAACATTTTAGTAAAAAATGGCGAAAAAGTTTCTAAAAATCAACCTTTATTTATTATTGAAGCCATGAAAATGGAAACTACAATAACAGCAAATAATGAAGGAACTATCAACAAAATAGTTCTAAAAGCAGGAAATATGGTAAATTCTGATGATTTGGTTATCGAAATGAAATAA
- a CDS encoding ABC transporter ATP-binding protein: protein MNYFKDILKYEKKYRKFTVLNIVFNIFYALFNVLSVLAFIPVLGILFETDKEVVSKPTYEGITNIGTFLKESFYYFISEKIENEGQIKTLFFICLLALSLFFLKNLFRYLASYVITFLRTGIVKDLRDKLYHKIVELPISYFTEKRKGDIIARMTADVQEVEVSILTSIETIVREPLTVVIAISIMLFMSVKLTLFVFILLPVSGFIISSISKKLKSNSVKAQKETGTFLSFIEETLTGLRVIKGFNSEKIIERKFNTSTTTFRNLMTSVFHRQTLASPMSEFLGSATIIAILWYGGTEVLSNTSSLQPDEFMGYIVLFYTVLNPIKLITTSYYNIQKGEASAERIMQVLNTENSIKDKPNALVKERFENQIDFKNISFKYKNDYVLKDFSLTIKKGETVALVGQSGSGKSTLANLITRFYDVNKGDILIDNINIKDITKKSLRDLMGIVTQESILFNDTVENNIKLGTEHATKEAVLEASEIANANEFIQNLPEKFETNIGDSGGTLSGGQKQRLSIARAVLKNPPIMVLDEATSALDTESEQLVQLALEKMMQNRTSLVIAHRLSTIQKADKIVVMKKGKIVEQGKHEELLAKKSEYFKLVTMQSLS from the coding sequence ATGAACTATTTTAAAGATATTTTAAAGTACGAAAAGAAGTATAGAAAATTTACAGTACTCAATATAGTATTTAATATTTTCTATGCTCTTTTTAATGTTTTATCAGTGTTGGCTTTTATTCCTGTTCTAGGAATTCTTTTTGAAACGGATAAAGAAGTTGTTTCTAAACCAACTTACGAAGGCATTACAAATATTGGTACTTTTCTAAAAGAAAGTTTCTATTATTTTATATCAGAAAAAATTGAAAATGAAGGACAAATAAAAACCTTATTTTTTATATGCCTTTTAGCATTGTCGCTATTTTTTCTAAAAAATTTATTTCGCTATTTAGCATCTTATGTAATTACTTTTTTAAGAACAGGAATTGTAAAAGATTTACGAGATAAACTATATCATAAAATTGTAGAATTGCCTATTTCTTACTTTACAGAAAAACGTAAAGGAGATATTATTGCAAGAATGACAGCGGATGTGCAAGAAGTTGAGGTATCGATTTTAACATCTATAGAAACTATTGTTAGAGAGCCTCTTACAGTTGTAATTGCTATTTCTATCATGCTTTTTATGAGTGTTAAATTAACGCTTTTTGTGTTTATTTTACTACCAGTTTCTGGATTTATAATCTCATCTATTAGTAAAAAATTAAAATCGAACTCTGTAAAAGCACAGAAAGAAACAGGAACTTTTTTATCATTTATAGAAGAAACATTAACAGGTTTACGAGTGATAAAAGGGTTTAACTCAGAGAAAATTATTGAGCGTAAATTCAATACATCTACCACAACTTTTAGAAATTTAATGACGAGCGTTTTTCACAGACAAACCTTGGCATCTCCAATGAGTGAGTTTTTAGGTTCTGCAACAATTATTGCCATTCTTTGGTATGGAGGAACTGAGGTTTTATCGAACACAAGTTCTTTACAGCCAGATGAATTTATGGGTTATATTGTATTGTTTTATACAGTTTTAAATCCTATTAAATTAATTACAACTTCGTATTATAATATTCAAAAGGGTGAAGCTTCTGCAGAAAGAATTATGCAAGTTTTAAATACTGAAAACAGTATTAAAGACAAACCAAATGCACTTGTTAAAGAGCGTTTTGAAAATCAAATTGATTTTAAAAATATCTCCTTTAAATATAAAAACGATTACGTTTTAAAAGATTTTTCTTTAACGATTAAAAAAGGAGAAACTGTTGCTTTGGTTGGACAATCTGGAAGTGGAAAATCGACTTTAGCCAATTTAATTACGCGATTTTATGATGTAAATAAAGGCGATATTTTAATTGATAATATCAATATAAAAGATATAACCAAAAAATCTTTACGAGATTTAATGGGTATTGTAACTCAAGAATCTATTTTGTTTAATGATACTGTTGAAAACAACATAAAACTAGGAACAGAACATGCAACAAAAGAAGCAGTTTTAGAAGCTTCGGAAATTGCAAATGCGAACGAATTTATTCAGAATTTACCAGAAAAATTTGAGACTAATATTGGTGATAGTGGAGGCACACTTTCTGGAGGACAAAAGCAACGTTTATCGATTGCAAGAGCAGTTTTAAAGAACCCACCAATAATGGTTTTAGACGAAGCAACTTCTGCATTAGATACAGAATCTGAACAATTAGTGCAATTAGCCTTGGAAAAAATGATGCAAAACAGAACTTCTTTAGTAATTGCTCACAGGCTTTCTACCATTCAAAAAGCAGATAAAATTGTAGTAATGAAAAAAGGAAAAATTGTAGAGCAAGGAAAACACGAAGAATTATTAGCTAAAAAAAGCGAATATTTTAAATTAGTTACCATGCAAAGCTTGAGTTAG
- a CDS encoding phospho-sugar mutase has product MKDILDKAKQWLTATFDAETQSEIQDLIDNNPNDLADRFYKDMEFGTGGMRGIMGAGTNRINKYTLGRATQGLSNYLIENVKKEQLSVVIAFDCRHNSKKFAKVVADVLSANNIKVFLFEDLRATPELSFAVRHLNCDAGIVLTASHNPPEYNGYKVYWADGGQIVPPHDSGIIGNVNSLDFSEIKFDANEALIEIIGKEVDDVFIEDAVKNGSLYNKIDRKNLKIVFTSLHGTSIVSVPDALAKAGYTDVHIVSAQREPNGDFPTVKSPNPEEPEALKMATDLANKIDADIVIGTDPDCDRLGVAVRDLEGNMKLMNGNQTMVVMTNFLLKKWKDEGKLNGSQFVGSTIVSTELVNDVATSYGVETKVGLTGFKWIAKMVRDFPELDFIGGGEESFGYMVGDFVRDKDAVTATLLACEVAALAKQNGSSFYQELLNIYVENSFYKEHLISITKKGMDGAAEIQQMLSDMRNNPITEIDGEKIESLCDYDASTKKNLITGEVSKIDLPKSNVLIYQTESGTRIAARPSGTEPKIKFYFSVNSPLESIKNAAEVEANLDAKIQRIIKEMKLN; this is encoded by the coding sequence ATGAAAGATATTTTAGACAAAGCAAAACAATGGTTAACTGCTACTTTTGATGCTGAAACGCAGTCAGAAATTCAAGATTTAATCGATAACAATCCAAACGATTTAGCAGACAGATTTTATAAAGACATGGAATTTGGAACTGGTGGAATGCGTGGAATTATGGGTGCAGGAACCAACAGAATTAACAAATATACGTTAGGTAGAGCAACGCAAGGTTTGTCTAATTATTTAATTGAGAATGTAAAAAAAGAACAATTAAGTGTTGTGATTGCTTTTGATTGTAGGCATAATAGTAAAAAGTTTGCTAAAGTTGTTGCGGATGTTTTATCAGCAAATAATATAAAAGTGTTTTTGTTCGAAGATTTAAGAGCAACTCCAGAACTATCTTTTGCAGTTCGTCATTTAAATTGTGATGCAGGAATTGTGTTAACAGCTTCTCATAATCCACCAGAATATAATGGATATAAAGTGTATTGGGCAGATGGAGGACAAATTGTACCACCTCATGATAGTGGAATTATTGGAAACGTAAATTCGTTGGATTTTTCTGAAATTAAGTTTGATGCAAATGAAGCTTTAATTGAAATTATTGGTAAAGAAGTAGATGACGTTTTTATAGAAGATGCTGTAAAAAATGGATCATTATATAATAAAATTGATCGTAAAAATTTAAAAATAGTTTTTACATCTTTACATGGAACCTCAATTGTTTCTGTGCCAGATGCATTAGCAAAAGCAGGTTATACAGATGTTCATATTGTCTCAGCACAAAGAGAGCCAAATGGTGATTTCCCAACTGTAAAATCGCCAAATCCTGAAGAGCCAGAAGCTTTAAAAATGGCTACAGATTTAGCAAATAAAATTGATGCTGATATTGTAATTGGTACAGATCCAGATTGTGATAGGTTAGGAGTTGCTGTAAGAGATTTAGAAGGCAACATGAAGTTGATGAATGGAAACCAAACCATGGTTGTTATGACAAATTTTCTGCTAAAAAAGTGGAAAGATGAAGGTAAATTGAATGGAAGTCAATTTGTTGGTTCTACGATTGTTTCTACAGAATTGGTGAACGATGTTGCCACAAGTTATGGTGTTGAAACCAAAGTGGGTTTAACTGGTTTTAAGTGGATTGCAAAAATGGTAAGAGATTTCCCAGAGCTTGATTTTATTGGTGGAGGTGAGGAGAGTTTTGGTTATATGGTTGGCGATTTTGTAAGAGATAAAGATGCAGTTACTGCAACACTTTTAGCTTGTGAAGTTGCAGCTTTGGCAAAACAAAATGGTAGTTCTTTTTATCAAGAATTACTAAATATTTATGTTGAGAATAGTTTCTACAAAGAACACTTAATTTCAATTACCAAAAAAGGAATGGATGGAGCTGCAGAAATTCAGCAAATGTTAAGTGATATGCGTAACAACCCAATCACAGAAATTGATGGTGAAAAAATAGAATCGCTTTGTGATTATGATGCATCAACCAAGAAAAACTTAATTACTGGTGAGGTTTCTAAAATCGATTTGCCAAAATCGAATGTGTTGATTTATCAAACTGAATCTGGAACAAGAATTGCTGCAAGACCTAGTGGAACAGAGCCAAAAATAAAATTTTATTTTAGCGTAAATTCTCCTTTAGAAAGTATTAAAAATGCAGCAGAAGTAGAAGCGAATTTGGATGCTAAAATTCAACGAATCATTAAAGAGATGAAGTTGAATTAA